A window of the Arachis duranensis cultivar V14167 chromosome 5, aradu.V14167.gnm2.J7QH, whole genome shotgun sequence genome harbors these coding sequences:
- the LOC107491077 gene encoding LOW QUALITY PROTEIN: ABC transporter C family member 10 (The sequence of the model RefSeq protein was modified relative to this genomic sequence to represent the inferred CDS: inserted 1 base in 1 codon): protein MDDFWSLICMDYDCSKARETPFCNDFKFLQDHSKCINNLLIICFDILLLIMLSFTMIKRTSSTPFHGQTRAERYSNLQLVSATSNGVLGLVHSCLGIWILEEMIRKNHTALPLNWWLVEFFQGITWLLASFTVLSLWLKHYPVTSLRLFAVLLLLASSILCSLSLFYAISSRGLSLKIALDVLSFPASILVLLCTFKVCHCDEKWKEKDERXFWWLNPLMKKGKEKTLEDEDIPKLHEPDRAESCYSVFIEQLNKQKQKEPTLQPSVFWTIMSCHWREIWISGFFAFIKVVTLSCGPLLLNAFILVAEGNESFKYEGYVLAISLFFAKIIESLSQRQWYFRCRLVGMKVRSLLTAAIYKKQLKLSNAARLEHSGGEIMNYVTVDAYRIGEFPFWFHQMWTTSFQICIALVILVRAIGLATIASMVVIILTVLCNAPLAKLQQKFQSKLMVAQDERLKANSEALVNMKVLKLYAWEKHFKKAIEGLRNVELEMLSAVQSRKAYNIFLFWSSPILVSAASFAACYFLEIPLHANNVFTFVATLRLVQEPITTIPDVIGVVIQSKVAFARIGKFLEASELQNANCRKSCVDDNLRGSISIKSADFSWEDNVSKPTLRNINLEVRHGQKVAICGEVGSGKSTLLATILGEVPNTKGTIEVYGSFAYVSQTAWIQSGTIRENILFGADLDPQRYEETLYRSSLIKDLELFPYGDLTEIGERGVNLSGGQKQRIQLARALYQNADIYLLDDPFSAVDAHTATNLFKEYIMEGLAGKTVLLVTHQVDFLPAFDSVMLMLDGEILQAAPYHHLLESSREFQELVEAHKKTAGADHQVDTPSSKRDSTSGREIKQDFLEKKLEASNENKLIKQEEREIGDTGLKPYIQYLNQMKGYIYFAAATLCHILFVTGQIIQNSWMAANVDNPHIKTLKLILVYLLIGVVSIVFMLIRTFLIVALGLLSSKHLFSQLMNSLFRAPMSFYDSTPLGRILSRVSADMSIVDLDVPFFLAYTVGGTTNFYSNLAVLSFVSWQVLFVAIPLVFAAIQLQKYYFATAKALMRLNGTTKSFVANHVAETNAGAVTIRAFKEEDRFFKKNLDLIDVNASPFFHSFTSNEWLIQRLETISAVVLSAAALCMVVLPPETFPAGFIGMALSYGLSLNNSLVFSIQFQCTLANYIVSVERINQYMYIPSEAPEVIEGNRPPVNWPVAGKVEISNLQIRYRANGPLVLHGITCTFEGGHKIGIVGRTGSGKSTLISALFRLVEPAGGRIVMDGVDISSIGLHDLRSHLGVIPQDPTLFNGTVRYNLDPLSQHSDEEIWEVLGKCQLREAVQEKEKGLDSSVVEDGSNWSMGQRQLFCLGRALLRRSRILVLDEATASIDNATDLILQKTIRTEFADCTVITVAHRIPTVMDCTKVLSISDGKLIEYDEPKKLMKREGSLFGKLVKEYWSHFQSAESH, encoded by the exons atgGATGATTTTTGGAGCCTGATTTGTATGGACTATGATTGTTCCAAGGCCAGAGAAACTCCTTTCTGTAATGATTTCAAGTTCTTGCAAGATCATTCCAAATGCATCAACAATTTGTTGATcatttgctttgatatcttgCTGCTGATCATGCTGTCATTCACTATGATCAAGAGGACTTCATCAACTCCATTTCATGGCCAAACGCGAGCCGAAAGATATTCAAATTTGCAGCTAGTTTCTGCCACAAGCAATGGAGTTCTTGGCTTGGTGCATTCATGCTTAGGAATTTGGATTTTGGAGGAGATGATAAGAAAAAACCACACTGCATTGCCTCTTAATTGGTGGTTGGTAGAATTCTTTCAAGGAATCACATGGCTTTTAGCATCCTTCACAGTATTAAGTCTTTGGCTTAAACATTATCCGGTAACATCATTGCGCctttttgctgttcttctacttttagcTTCTAGCATACTATGTTCTTTGTCCTTGTTCTATGCAATTAGCAGCAGAGGACTCTCCCTGAAGATAGCTCTAGATGTTCTATCTTTTCCAGCATCAATCTTAGTGCTGTTATGCACATTCAAAGTATGTCATTGCGacgaaaaatggaaggaaaaggATGAAA AATTTTGGTGGTTGAATCCATTGATGAAAAAAGGTAAAGAGAAAACACTTGAGGATGAGGATATCCCAAAGCTGCACGAGCCGGATCGAGCAGAAAGTTGCTATTCTGTGTTTATAGAACAACTTAACaaacagaaacaaaaagaaCCAACACTGCAGCCATCAGTATTTTGGACTATAATGTCCTGCCACTGGAGAGAGATTTGGATTTCAGGATTCTTTGCATTTATTAAGGTAGTTACTCTGTCTTGTGGTCCCCTGCTTTTGAATGCATTTATATTGGTTGCTGAGGGTAATGAAAGTTTCAAATATGAAGGTTATGTGTTGGCCATTTCACTTTTCTTTGCAAAGATCATAGAATCCTTGTCTCAAAGGCAATGGTATTTTCGATGTAGACTCGTTGGTATGAAGGTTAGATCTCTTCTCACTGCAGCCATCTATAAGAAACAATTGAAGCTATCCAATGCTGCCAGATTGGAGCATTCTGGTGGTGAGATAATGAATTATGTGACTGTTGATGCATATAGGATTGGAGAATTTCCATTTTGGTTTCATCAGATGTGGACAACAAGCTTCCAAATATGCATTGCTTTGGTGATTCTTGTCCGAGCCATTGGACTCGCGACAATAGCCTCAATGGTAGTAATAATTCTCACTGTACTTTGCAATGCTCCATTGGCAAAGCTACAGCAGAAGTTTCAAAGCAAGCTCATGGTGGCACAAGATGAGAGATTGAAGGCTAATTCTGAGGCTCTTGTGAATATGAAAGTTCTGAAGCTATATGCATGGGAGAAACATTTTAAGAAGGCTATTGAAGGCTTAAGGAATGTGGAACTTGAAATGTTATCAGCAGTGCAATCAAGAAAGGCCTACAACATCTTTCTCTTCTGGTCTTCGCCTATTCTGGTGTCCGCGGCTTCCTTTGCTGCATGCTACTTCTTGGAGATTCCTTTGCATGCAAACAATGTTTTCACTTTTGTGGCAACACTGCGCCTTGTGCAAGAGCCAATCACAACCATCCCAGATGTTATTGGAGTGGTTATTCAATCGAAAGTTGCATTCGCTCGAATTGGGAAGTTTCTTGAGGCATCTGAATTGCAGAATGCAAATTGCAGGAAGAGTTGTGTTGATGATAACCTCAGAGGCTCAATTTCAATCAAGTCTGCTGATTTTTCATGGGAAGATAATGTGTCAAAACCAACACTTAGAAACATAAATTTGGAGGTTAGACATGGACAAAAGGTAGCAATTTGTGGAGAAGTTGGATCAGGAAAATCAACTCTCTTAGCAACAATTCTTGGAGAAGTTCCAAATACAAAGGGAACT ATTGAAGTTTATGGCAGTTTTGCATATGTTTCTCAAACAGCATGGATACAGTCAGGTACAATAAGggaaaatattttgtttggaGCAGATTTGGATCCACAAAGATATGAAGAGACACTTTATAGATCTTCACTGATAAAGGATCTTGAGTTGTTTCCCTATGGAGATCTTACCGAAATAGGCGAGAGGGGAGTTAACCTGAGTGGAGGTCAGAAGCAGCGAATTCAGCTCGCTCGTGCGCTTTATCAGAATGCTGATATATATCTCTTGGATGATCCATTCAGTGCTGTTGATGCTCACACAGCCACAAATTTGTTTAAG GAATATATCATGGAAGGACTTGCAGGGAAGACTGTGTTACTTGTGACTCATCAAGTTGACTTCCTACCAGCTTTTGATTCTGTTATG TTGATGTTAGATGGGGAAATTCTACAAGCTGCTCCTTATCATCATCTATTGGAATCAAGCCGAGAATTCCAAGAACTCGTCGAGGCTCACAAGAAGACTGCTGGTGCTGACCATCAAGTTGACACTCCTTCTTCCAAGAGAGATTCAACTTCTGGCAGAGAGATTAAGCAAGatttcttggagaagaagttagAAGCTTCAAACGAAAATAAGTTGATTAagcaagaagaaagagagatagGAGACACAGGCTTGAAGCCTTACATTCAGTATCTGAATCAGATGAAGGGATACATATACTTTGCTGCCGCTACTCTTTGTCACATTTTATTTGTAACTGGccaaataattcaaaactcatggATGGCTGCTAATGTTGACAACCCTCATATCAAAACTCTGAAATTGATCTTAGTCTACTTGTTGATAGGAGTTGTTTCAATTGTTTTTATGTTAATCAGAACTTTTCTTATAGTTGCTTTAGGTCTTCTATCATCAAAACATCTATTTTCACAGTTGATGAACTCCCTTTTCCGCGCACCGATGTCTTTTTATGACTCCACACCTTTGGGAAGGATACTTAGCAGG GTATCTGCAGATATGAGCATTGTGGATCTTGATGTACCATTTTTCCTTGCATATACTGTGGGGGGTACtacaaatttttattctaatctTGCAGTTTTATCATTTGTGAGTTGGCAAGTCTTGTTTGTTGCCATACCACTGGTTTTTGCTGCGATTCAATTGCAG AAATACTACTTTGCTACTGCAAAAGCATTGATGAGGTTAAATGGCACAACAAAATCATTTGTAGCTAATCATGTAGCAGAAACTAATGCTGGAGCTGTGACAATAAGGGCCTTTAAGGAGGAAGATCGCTTTTTCAAGAAGAATCTTGATCTGATTGATGTCAATGCTAGTCCATTCTTCCATAGTTTCACTTCAAATGAATGGTTGATCCAACGGTTAGAAACAATCAGTGCTGTTGTTCTATCTGCTGCAGCACTTTGCATGGTTGTGCTTCCACCTGAGACTTTCCCCGCCG GATTTATTGGCATGGCACTCTCTTATGGCCTTTCACTGAACAATTCCCTTgtattttcaattcaatttcaatGCACTCTAGCAAATTATATAGTATCTGTAGAGAGGATAAatcaatatatgtatataccAAGTGAGGCCCCAGAAGTTATAGAAGGAAATCGCCCTCCGGTTAATTGGCCAGTTGCAGGCAAAGTAGAAATTAGTAACTTGCAG ATAAGATACAGGGCTAATGGACCACTTGTACTCCATGGAATTACATGCACATTTGAAGGAGGACACAAGATTGGTATTGTTGGCAGGACAGGAAGTGGGAAGTCCACTCTTATTAGTGCTTTGTTTCGCCTTGTCGAGCCGGCCGGTGGAAGAATTGTAATGGATGGTGTAGACATATCCTCGATCGGCCTTCATGATTTGAGGTCACATTTAGGTGTTATACCTCAGGATCCTACTCTTTTTAATGGAACAGTTAGATATAATTTGGACCCTTTGTCTCAACATTCTGATGAAGAGATATGGGAG GTTCTTGGAAAGTGTCAGTTGCGAGAAGCCgtgcaagaaaaagaaaagggctTAGACTCCTCAG TTGTTGAAGATGGATCGAATTGGAGTATGGGACAAAGGCAGTTATTCTGTCTAGGCCGCGCCCTTTTGAGGCGAAGTAGGATATTGGTGCTAGATGAAGCAACGGCATCAATTGATAATGCAACAGATCTTATTTTGCAGAAAACAATTAGAACAGAATTTGCAGATTGTACAGTGATCACAGTAGCACACAGGATACCAACTGTGATGGATTGCACCAAGGTTCTCTCCATAAGTGATG GAAAATTGATAGAGTATGATGAGCCAAAGAAGTTAATGAAGAGAGAAGGGTCATTGTTTGGGAAGCTTGTGAAGGAATACTGGTCTCATTTTCAGTCTGCAGAATCTCATTGA
- the LOC107490835 gene encoding uncharacterized protein LOC107490835: MNPFYSGFTPQYPYSLLNNYAWNIHQQPTIERYRNQINYGRQNMLHGGLNHSHFNFGDPTPPYGLGFPNDGVSVPAANFLLHQTARQSNPFVAPSFQDDDVRAASFLQHQTGRPINRFATSPARPTNRVASSRVRPTNPIVAPRARPTNPNVAPRARPFWCKVCGVWLSSSKNIEEHNKGRNHQNMLRGHKHTLKRHEKSEELRSIRRGEREQVPNAFGNIVDRSKTVQKSERRISVERQHKAKFMAETSTVPAENAEGECKDKSVTRVNDSKRKIGGANGGNDENKIKRIRRTIEGSKREGELRDNSVAEGCDSKPKPEGEVRHDSKPKPEGEVMHNSVAEGHDSKLKIGGTSGGNGKKIKRRRRVIKSSKSYTNAPSNCANAESTPQVPTGAPPEQLMPLQVLLPVPAVGSNSEPQIQPLVLAYSEANVNDKSPIPTDETNVQLPSSMSMEVNAPVNSSVNNEILDRSCKVEEKMEVLDIIPLSIYVESTVQVPLAVPPQKPAPLLEFSPLPQEGLNSEPLIQPSVQVEAEQQTSEDNVHDENQNPKTNVYLPSSISMEFDAPADSSANTEISNENFIAKENMEVTTKLNIASVQENICFVCGDRGFEEALIYCYKCQLWARHRYCLDGPVIFTKQVIWFCEDCKPTVETYLL; the protein is encoded by the exons ATGAATCCCTTCTATTCTGGTTTTACTCCTCAGTATCCTTATTCTCTTCTAAACAACTATGCATGGAACATTCATCAACAACCCACC ATTGAGAGATATCGAAATCAAATTAACTATGGCCGGCAAAATATGCTTCATGGAGGTTTAAATCACAGCCATTTTAATTTCGGTGATCCAACCCCTCCGTATGGTTTGGGTTTTCCAAATGATGGTGTTAGTGTTCCTGCTGCTAACTTCTTACTGCACCAAACTGCTAGACAAAGTAATCCTTTTGTGGCCCCAAGCTTCCAAGATGATGATGTCAGAGCTGCTAGCTTCTTACAGCACCAAACCGGTAGACCGATTAATCGCTTTGCAACCTCACCAGCACGGCCGACTAATCGTGTTGCAAGCTCACGAGTACGGCCAACTAATCCCATTGTAGCTCCACGAGCACGGCCAACTAATCCCAATGTAGCTCCCCGAGCAAGACCATTCTGGTGTAAAGTTTGTGGAGTTTGGTTGAGTAGTTCCAAAAACATAGAAGAACATAACAAAGGAAGGAACCATCAGAATATGTTGAGAGGACATAAGCATACGTTGAAAAGACATGAGAAGTCTGAGGAACTTAGAAGTATAAGAAGAGGAGAGAGGGAGCAAGTGCCAAATGCCTTTGGGAATATAGTAGATCGGTCTAAGACAGTTCAGAAATCCGAGAGAAGAATTTCTGTTGAAAGGCAGCACAAAGCAAAATTCATGGCGGAGACTTCTACTGTTCCAGCTGAAAATGCTGAAGGGGAATGTAAGGATAAATCTGTAACCAGGGTTAATGACTCCAAGAGGAAAATCGGAGGAGCTAATGGAGGCAATGATGAGAACAAGATTAAGAGGATAAGAAGGACTATAGAAGGATCAAAACGTGAAGGGGAATTGAGGGATAACTCTGTTGCAGAGGGCTGTGATTCAAAGCCAAAACCTGAAGGAGAAGTGAGGCATGATTCAAAGCCAAAACCTGAAGGAGAAGTGATGCACAACTCTGTTGCAGAGGGTCATGATTCCAAGCTGAAGATTGGGGGAACTAGTGGAGGTAATGGCAAGAAAATTAAGCGGAGAAGAAGGGTCATCAAATCATCAAAATCTTACACCAATGCTCCATCAAACTGTGCAAATGCAGAGTCTACCCCTCAAGTACCTACAGGGGCACCACCAGAGCAGCTTATGCCACTACAGGTACTCTTACCAGTACCAGCAGTGGGATCAAATtctgaaccacaaattcaaccTCTTGTACTAGCTTATTCGGAGGccaatgtaaatgacaagagtCCCATTCCTACGGATGAAACAAATGTTCAATTGCCATCATCAATGTCAATGGAGGTCAATGCTCCTGTAAATTCTAGCGTTAACAATGAAATTTTAGATAGAAGTTGCAAAGTTGAAGAAAAGATGGAAGTACTTGACATCATTCCTCTGTCAATTTATGTGGAGTCTACAGTCCAAGTACCTTTAGCAGTACCACCACAGAAGCCTGCACCATTATTGGAATTCTCACCATTACCTCAGGAGGGATTAAATTCTGAACCACTAATTCAACCTTCTGTACAAGTTGAAGCGGAACAGCAAACATCCGAAGACAATGTACATGATGAGAATCAAAATCCGAAGACAAATGTTTATCTTCCATCATCAATCTCAATGGAATTTGATGCTCCTGCAGATTCTAGTGCCAATACTGAAATTTCGAATGAAAATTTCATAgccaaagaaaatatggaagtCACCACCAAATTAAACATAGCATCAGTTCAG GaaaatatttgttttgtatGCGGCGATCGTGGCTTTGAGGAGGCATTGATTTATTGCTACAAGTGTCAATTATGGGCACGACATAG gtATTGTTTAGACGGACCTGTGATATTCACCAAGCAAGTTATATGGTTTTGTGAGGATTGTAAACCAACGGTAGAAACATATCTGCTCTGA